The proteins below are encoded in one region of Paralysiella testudinis:
- the gloA gene encoding lactoylglutathione lyase, protein MRLLHTMLRVGDLDRSLAFYQQVLGMKLLRQKDYPEGRFTLAFVGYGSEADTTVLELTHNWDTGSYDLGNGYGHIAIEVDDAAAACTAVREKGGKVTREAGPMKHGTTVIAFVEDPDGYKIEFIQRKTGSDSY, encoded by the coding sequence ATGAGATTGCTACACACCATGCTGCGCGTGGGCGATTTGGATCGCTCACTGGCGTTTTACCAACAGGTTTTGGGCATGAAATTACTGCGCCAAAAAGATTACCCCGAAGGCCGCTTTACCTTGGCATTTGTAGGCTACGGCAGCGAAGCCGACACCACCGTGCTGGAGCTTACCCACAACTGGGACACCGGCAGCTACGACTTGGGCAACGGCTACGGCCATATCGCCATTGAAGTAGACGATGCTGCCGCCGCTTGCACTGCCGTGCGCGAAAAAGGCGGCAAAGTGACCCGCGAAGCCGGGCCGATGAAACACGGCACCACCGTGATTGCCTTTGTTGAAGACCCCGACGGCTATAAAATCGAATTTATCCAGCGCAAAACCGGCAGCGATTCTTACTAA
- a CDS encoding lipocalin family protein translates to MIKNTITVLALAAFAHLPAYAETPLSTVAQVDVARYSGQWYEIARLPMRFQAQCVADVSANYRVNDNGSIAVTNRCRQADGSWDQTEGLARAEDSSNSRLRVTFLPKGLRWLPFGKAPYWIMALDSNYQTAMVGEPSRRYLWLLSRTPQMDDAVYQAYLQQAQAQGYDLSALIRTRHSPTHPTTERTTP, encoded by the coding sequence ATGATTAAAAATACCATCACCGTATTGGCGCTGGCAGCGTTCGCCCATCTACCTGCCTATGCCGAAACCCCTTTAAGCACCGTGGCGCAAGTGGATGTGGCTCGTTATAGCGGCCAGTGGTATGAAATCGCCCGCCTGCCCATGCGTTTTCAAGCACAATGTGTTGCCGATGTGAGCGCAAATTACCGTGTTAACGACAACGGCAGCATTGCCGTTACCAACCGTTGCCGCCAAGCCGATGGCAGCTGGGATCAGACTGAAGGCTTGGCGCGCGCCGAAGACAGCAGCAACAGCCGCTTGCGTGTCACCTTCCTGCCCAAAGGCTTGCGCTGGCTGCCGTTTGGCAAAGCGCCTTATTGGATTATGGCGCTCGACAGCAATTACCAAACCGCCATGGTGGGCGAGCCCAGCCGCCGCTATCTGTGGCTGCTGTCGCGCACACCACAAATGGATGACGCGGTATACCAAGCCTATTTGCAGCAAGCGCAAGCGCAAGGCTATGATTTGTCGGCCTTGATACGCACCCGCCATAGCCCAACCCACCCGACCACAGAAAGGACAACACCATGA
- a CDS encoding M48 family metallopeptidase yields MQAQYQTRCGTRINYTLRRSARKNIIVRSGVDGVLSINVPPYISAKQWQQWLQNNEAVLLKLQHQSSAQSATKLPESLWYRGESYPCRIVADKDAMPLWQAQQGFRLPESIAADMVTAKQHLRQYLYTQAQAVLLPQLQQHAERLQYRPAAIALSKARTFWGVCRTHTGIRLNWRLIGAPEWVVDYVCVHELCHLSHANHSPAFWALVNRHTPHTQAAKTWLRQHGQALFVLA; encoded by the coding sequence ATGCAAGCGCAATACCAAACCCGCTGCGGCACCCGCATCAACTACACCTTGCGCCGCAGCGCCCGCAAAAATATCATCGTGCGCAGCGGTGTGGATGGCGTGCTCAGCATCAATGTGCCGCCCTATATCAGCGCCAAACAATGGCAGCAATGGCTGCAAAACAATGAAGCGGTGCTGCTGAAATTGCAGCACCAAAGTAGTGCACAAAGCGCCACAAAGCTGCCTGAAAGCCTGTGGTATCGCGGTGAATCTTACCCTTGCCGTATTGTGGCCGATAAAGATGCCATGCCATTGTGGCAAGCGCAACAGGGCTTCAGGCTGCCTGAAAGCATCGCCGCCGATATGGTAACCGCCAAGCAGCATTTGCGCCAATATCTGTATACACAAGCGCAAGCTGTATTGCTGCCGCAGCTGCAACAGCATGCCGAGCGTCTGCAATACCGGCCTGCGGCCATTGCCCTAAGTAAGGCGCGCACTTTTTGGGGTGTGTGCCGCACGCACACCGGCATCCGCCTAAACTGGCGCCTGATTGGCGCCCCTGAGTGGGTGGTGGATTATGTGTGCGTACACGAGCTGTGCCACCTTAGCCATGCCAACCACAGCCCCGCGTTCTGGGCCTTAGTCAATCGCCACACTCCGCACACCCAAGCCGCCAAAACATGGCTGCGCCAGCACGGTCAAGCCCTGTTTGTGTTGGCATAA